In Lathamus discolor isolate bLatDis1 chromosome 1, bLatDis1.hap1, whole genome shotgun sequence, the following are encoded in one genomic region:
- the RPL7L1 gene encoding ribosomal protein uL30-like, with the protein MTFQGSPLASRLSKSRHYPRTPPLRHSTAGITRSQSPPLLPFPCERLGALQVHWVKAGRSRRAPPGRPSHSLGARAAVALRRMAEEEPRRRIPLVPENLLKKRKVYQAIKATQAKQALLNKRKHQKGKQLQFKRLEAFVRDSWRRHRDDTRLRRMEQRPAQMAVPQEHKLAFVVRIADIKGVSKRVRRVIELLRLRKTFTGIFVKLTPLLLKMLRIVEPYVAWGHPNLKSVRELILKRGQAKIKKKRMPLTDNMLIEEHLGDCGIICLEDLIHEIHSAGKHFKKVTNFLWPFHLSVARHASRNKVGFLKEMGKPGCRGEAINQLIRQLN; encoded by the exons ATGACTTTCCAGGGTTCACCGTTAGCTTCTAGGCTTTCAAAGAGCCGCCACTACCCCCGCACTCCTCCCCTCCGACACAGTACGGCCGGGATAACAAGGAGCCAGTCTCCCCCGCTGCTCCCCTTCCCATGCGAACGCCTCGGTGCGCTTCAGGTTCATTGGGTAAAGGCGGGGAGGAGCCGCAGAGCACCGCCCGGCCGGCCATCACACAGCCTCGGCGCACGCGCGGCAGTGGCACTACGCAGGATGGCGGAGGAAGA GCCAAGGAGGCGGATACCGCTGGTGCCGGAGAACTTGCTGAAGAAGAGGAAGGTCTACCAGGCCATCAAGGCTACCCAGGCCAAGCAGGCGCTCCTCAACAAGCGCAAG CaccagaagggaaaacagctcCAGTTTAAACGCCTGGAGGCTTTTGTTCGAGATTCATGGCGCAGACACCGAGATGACACCCGGCTGAGGCGCATGGAACAGAGACCTGCGCAGATGGCTGTACCTCAGGAGCACAAACTAGCCTTTGTTGTGCGTATTGCAGA TATTAAGGGGGTGAGCAAGAGAGTAAGAAGAGTGATAGAGTTGCTGCGGCTCAGAAAAACCTTTACTGGAATATTTGTTAAACTGACTCCGTTATTGCTGAAGATGCTGCGGATTGTGGAACCGTATGTTGCGTGGGG GCACCCTAACCTGAAATCTGTACGAGAGCTCATCCTGAAACGGGGCCAAGCCAAGATTAAGAAAAAGAGGATGCCTCTGACAGACAATATGCTGATAGAAGAACATTTAG ggGACTGTGGTATTATTTGCCTGGAAGACCTTATTCATGAGATCCATTCAGCTGGGAAGCATTTCAAGAAAGTCACGAATTTTCTCTGGCCATTCCATCTGTCAGTGGCTCGCCATGCTTCACGTAACAAAGTAGGTTTCCTCAAGGAAATGGGTAAGCCTGGCTGCAGAGGCGAAGCAATCAACCAGCTTATACGTCAGCTGAACTAG